In Deinococcus radiophilus, a single genomic region encodes these proteins:
- a CDS encoding transposase translates to MYKQVSGERAHILSQRILDIPETLYQRRSLEASLHFFHSPGQKIKFSQAEGVSPSALSRFFNVYDWDSDRCWDEMQDIHWRILLDVAHSKRRPRLRLSVDLTTVEKVGTQLPYVSVYNGRHGIHLVVLFAEYGELKFPISYRVYQGKHTSTPVTLALDLLEEVPDFIKKRFRVRVLADSGFEAAVFLEGVRHLDFEFVVGVRSNRRTDHPGRVTVADCPHGGYVNLANWSLETLSLGRVDRGDREFFAVSSELLEGDEIVAEGAHRWGVESFFKEGKHQFGLAQFALRTARGLDRWILMVFLAFTLTILHRSEGMTLKEAARLALYTLFPVVRLNHLLSQLQKE, encoded by the coding sequence GTGTACAAACAGGTTTCAGGGGAGCGCGCCCATATTCTCTCACAGCGGATTCTGGACATTCCAGAGACGCTGTACCAACGGCGAAGCCTGGAGGCTTCGCTGCATTTCTTTCATAGTCCAGGCCAGAAGATCAAATTCAGCCAAGCTGAAGGAGTCAGTCCCAGTGCACTGAGTCGCTTCTTCAACGTCTATGACTGGGATTCAGACCGTTGCTGGGACGAAATGCAGGACATCCATTGGCGCATTTTGTTGGACGTAGCTCACTCCAAACGCCGACCTCGGTTGCGGCTCAGTGTGGATCTGACCACGGTGGAAAAGGTGGGGACTCAACTGCCCTACGTCAGCGTCTACAACGGTAGACATGGCATCCACCTGGTCGTCCTGTTTGCCGAGTATGGGGAACTGAAGTTCCCCATTTCCTACCGGGTGTACCAGGGCAAGCACACCAGCACGCCCGTCACTCTGGCGCTCGACCTACTGGAAGAGGTGCCGGACTTCATCAAGAAACGTTTCCGGGTACGTGTCCTAGCGGACAGCGGCTTTGAAGCCGCTGTTTTTCTGGAAGGCGTGCGGCACCTCGATTTCGAGTTCGTGGTGGGTGTGAGGAGCAACCGGCGCACGGACCATCCTGGGCGGGTGACGGTGGCGGACTGTCCGCATGGAGGCTATGTCAACTTGGCCAACTGGTCTCTGGAAACGCTGTCTCTGGGGAGAGTAGACCGTGGGGACCGTGAATTCTTCGCGGTGTCGTCTGAACTGTTGGAGGGGGACGAGATCGTTGCTGAGGGTGCGCATCGCTGGGGGGTGGAATCCTTTTTCAAGGAAGGTAAGCACCAGTTTGGGTTGGCGCAGTTCGCGCTGCGAACTGCCAGGGGTCTGGACCGCTGGATTCTGATGGTCTTCCTGGCCTTCACCCTGACCATACTGCATCGCTCAGAAGGGATGACCTTGAAAGAGGCGGCACGCCTGGCCCTGTATACCCTGTTCCCCGTAGTCAGGCTCAACCATCTTCTGAGTCAGCTCCAAAAAGAATGA
- a CDS encoding transposase, which produces MNGKRYSEAPILDILGQLEVGTSISDLARLHGVAPGTIYRWKAKYS; this is translated from the coding sequence ATGAACGGCAAACGGTATAGCGAAGCACCTATTCTGGACATCCTTGGACAGCTTGAAGTGGGTACGTCTATAAGCGATTTGGCGCGACTTCATGGAGTCGCGCCAGGGACGATTTATCGCTGGAAAGCCAAATACTCATAA